One segment of Deltaproteobacteria bacterium DNA contains the following:
- a CDS encoding methylcrotonoyl-CoA carboxylase, producing MEILTSNINTQSAEFIANAKYHKDLAQQLRQRLGSLRDGVSAKVKDIQRARGKLLVHERIEYLIDADSPFLELSPLAAWGQYDNKVPAAGLITGIAVVAGVECVIVANDPTVKGGTYFPETIKKHLRAQQIALENRLPAIYLVDSGGIFLPMQSQVFADQEHFGRIFYNQALMSSQGIAQISVVLGMCTAGGAYVPAMSDENIIVKDVGTIYLAGPPLVKAATGEEVTAAELGGGEMHAHVSGVVDHFAENEHEALHICRNIIENLNIKKRIDLTVCQPESPAYDVDELYGILPCENRHPYDVREVIARLVDGSRFHEFKKNYGTTLVCGFARWMGYQVGIVANNGVLFSESALKGAHFVNLCHQRGIPLIFLQNITGFMVGTRYEQGGIAKDGAKMVQAVATANIPKITIVIGASHGAGNYAMCGRGYFPRFLFTWPNARVAVMGGEQAARVLVQVQQEKLARNQEKLSKEAERAISEPVLAEYEHESDPYFGTARLWDDGIIDPKDTRAVVALSLSVALNTPIERGASPVFRM from the coding sequence ATGGAAATACTTACTTCGAATATAAATACCCAAAGTGCAGAGTTTATAGCTAACGCTAAATATCATAAGGATTTGGCACAACAGCTACGACAGCGTTTGGGTTCACTTAGAGATGGGGTTAGCGCTAAAGTTAAAGATATTCAACGTGCACGCGGTAAATTATTGGTTCATGAAAGAATCGAGTATCTTATTGATGCCGATTCGCCATTTTTAGAACTATCTCCGCTCGCGGCGTGGGGGCAATACGACAATAAAGTCCCAGCAGCGGGGCTTATAACTGGGATTGCCGTGGTCGCAGGGGTTGAATGTGTAATTGTAGCCAATGATCCTACAGTTAAAGGTGGAACGTATTTTCCTGAAACCATTAAAAAGCATTTACGTGCTCAACAAATTGCGCTCGAAAATAGACTTCCCGCCATATACTTAGTTGATTCAGGCGGTATTTTTTTGCCAATGCAATCACAAGTATTTGCTGATCAAGAACACTTTGGCCGTATTTTTTACAACCAGGCTTTAATGTCTTCACAAGGCATTGCCCAAATATCAGTTGTGTTAGGAATGTGTACTGCAGGTGGTGCATATGTGCCAGCAATGTCTGATGAAAATATTATAGTCAAAGATGTCGGCACAATTTATTTAGCTGGACCACCATTAGTAAAGGCAGCTACCGGCGAAGAAGTAACTGCCGCAGAATTGGGTGGCGGTGAAATGCATGCTCATGTTTCTGGGGTTGTGGATCATTTTGCAGAGAATGAGCATGAAGCTTTACATATATGTCGAAATATAATTGAAAACTTAAATATAAAGAAACGAATCGATCTTACGGTATGTCAACCTGAATCTCCGGCTTACGATGTTGATGAGTTGTATGGTATTTTACCGTGTGAAAATCGACATCCCTATGATGTTCGCGAAGTAATTGCTCGCTTAGTAGATGGCAGCCGTTTTCATGAATTTAAAAAAAATTATGGAACTACCTTAGTATGTGGCTTTGCCCGTTGGATGGGGTACCAAGTAGGTATTGTAGCTAATAATGGTGTATTGTTTAGCGAAAGTGCATTAAAAGGAGCGCACTTTGTAAATTTATGTCATCAGCGGGGTATCCCGCTAATATTTTTGCAAAATATCACTGGGTTTATGGTGGGTACTCGTTATGAACAAGGTGGTATTGCTAAAGATGGCGCCAAAATGGTGCAAGCGGTAGCAACAGCTAATATCCCCAAAATTACCATAGTTATTGGCGCTTCGCATGGTGCTGGTAACTATGCCATGTGCGGTCGTGGCTATTTTCCTCGTTTTCTTTTTACCTGGCCCAATGCTCGGGTGGCGGTGATGGGTGGCGAACAAGCGGCTCGCGTATTAGTGCAAGTGCAGCAAGAAAAACTTGCCCGTAATCAAGAAAAATTATCTAAAGAAGCAGAGCGCGCAATTAGCGAACCAGTTTTAGCTGAGTATGAACACGAAAGCGATCCCTATTTTGGTACCGCACGATTATGGGATGATGGTATTATTGATCCTAAAGATACTCGTGCAGTAGTGGCGCTAAGTTTATCGGTTGCTTTAAATACGCCTATTGAGCGCGGGGCTAGTCCGGTATTTCGGATGTAA
- a CDS encoding AbrB/MazE/SpoVT family DNA-binding domain-containing protein, giving the protein MIAKVSVKGQTVIPQAIREQAHIKNGDELDVGYFNGLIIMRKRQPLTPARVRSLIMAGRELPEITEADEQNVNRLVQQVRNRRK; this is encoded by the coding sequence ATGATTGCTAAAGTATCAGTAAAAGGTCAAACCGTTATTCCGCAAGCCATTCGCGAGCAGGCGCATATCAAAAATGGCGATGAATTGGATGTTGGTTATTTTAACGGACTTATCATTATGCGCAAACGTCAACCGTTAACGCCAGCACGCGTACGTTCACTAATCATGGCTGGTCGTGAACTCCCTGAAATAACCGAAGCTGACGAACAAAATGTAAATCGTCTTGTGCAACAAGTAAGAAACCGACGTAAATAG
- a CDS encoding putative toxin-antitoxin system toxin component, PIN family, translating to MKVVFDTNVVASASFWQGSPFRCLAAWANGYCKAVVSPALLSEYHETIEELYREYPNRAFVNWVEALTKTATLVFPVYRVTHVTSDPADEMVIECALAGEADIIVSGDKKHLLILKQFEDIAIVSPSEFIKRVPDRA from the coding sequence GTGAAAGTTGTTTTCGATACCAACGTTGTAGCTAGCGCTAGCTTTTGGCAAGGTTCACCCTTTCGTTGTCTTGCTGCTTGGGCAAATGGTTACTGTAAAGCTGTAGTGAGTCCAGCTTTACTTTCTGAATACCATGAAACCATCGAAGAGTTATACCGTGAATATCCTAACAGAGCATTTGTCAACTGGGTGGAGGCATTAACTAAAACTGCAACTTTGGTATTTCCGGTTTATCGTGTTACTCACGTTACGTCTGATCCTGCAGACGAAATGGTTATTGAATGTGCATTAGCTGGAGAGGCAGATATTATTGTAAGTGGAGATAAAAAGCATCTGTTAATATTGAAACAATTTGAAGATATTGCGATAGTTAGCCCATCAGAATTTATTAAGCGAGTACCTGATAGGGCATAA
- a CDS encoding AbrB/MazE/SpoVT family DNA-binding domain-containing protein, protein MPSAIISSKGQVTIPKAIRKALKVDVGDRLDFYLTSEKRVIVSAGTNDITKLKGILHQSDRQPVSIEEMNVAIARHK, encoded by the coding sequence ATGCCGAGCGCCATAATCTCTAGTAAGGGACAAGTCACTATTCCAAAAGCTATACGTAAAGCTTTAAAGGTTGACGTTGGAGATCGGCTTGATTTTTATCTCACCAGTGAAAAGCGCGTAATTGTTTCTGCTGGTACTAATGATATTACTAAACTAAAAGGAATACTGCATCAATCTGATCGTCAACCTGTTAGTATTGAAGAAATGAATGTAGCTATTGCACGCCATAAATAA